The Parcubacteria group bacterium genome window below encodes:
- a CDS encoding ATP-binding cassette domain-containing protein has protein sequence MSNNDVAVRFNKVSFEYGRNKPILIEASFSLRRGSKITLMGQNGAGKSTMLELITGALKPDDGTIYVDSGLKIAYAKQVIPREFMPLSVREFFAKYFSGKDYEIDRRIKEVLEVVNLKAPHDKIIKTFSGGQQARLLLASALIQDPDLLILDEPTNNLDKAGIEHLTQFLIGCDKTCIVISHDADFLNMFTDGVIYLDIFTHKVEQYLGDYYVVVAEIADRIEKEKMKNAQYEKEIIANKEKANFFANKGGKMRLVARKMRDKAAEMEAAKVDVRREDKAIRNFEIPVQEGLSGEIINIASVVVMKNHEATSKKIRISLKKNQHLFLCGPNGIGKTTLLEALASGKAEGVKIADKVRVGYYRQDFSTLNFEDTVHDSLAEVMQENDEERLRSVASGFLIDKTIINAKIGTLSEGQKGLVAFARLVLEEPGLLILDEPTNHINFRHLPVIAKALDSFKGAMILVSHVPEFVAQIRIDEILDLEK, from the coding sequence ATGTCCAATAATGACGTTGCAGTTAGATTTAATAAGGTGTCCTTCGAATACGGACGCAATAAGCCCATTTTGATCGAGGCTTCTTTTTCGCTCCGGCGCGGATCGAAAATAACGCTGATGGGGCAGAATGGTGCGGGGAAAAGCACCATGCTGGAACTCATAACTGGCGCCTTGAAGCCGGATGACGGAACAATTTATGTCGATTCGGGACTCAAAATTGCCTATGCCAAGCAGGTTATTCCCCGAGAATTTATGCCGCTCTCCGTTCGGGAATTTTTTGCCAAATATTTTTCCGGAAAAGATTATGAAATTGACCGGAGGATCAAAGAGGTGCTGGAGGTAGTCAATTTAAAAGCTCCGCACGATAAAATAATCAAAACATTTTCTGGTGGACAGCAGGCAAGGCTGCTTTTAGCTTCGGCACTTATTCAAGATCCGGATCTGCTTATCCTGGATGAGCCGACTAATAATTTGGATAAAGCCGGAATCGAACACTTGACGCAATTTTTAATCGGGTGTGACAAGACATGCATTGTGATTTCTCATGATGCGGATTTTTTAAATATGTTCACAGATGGCGTGATTTATCTCGATATATTTACCCATAAAGTTGAACAATATCTCGGCGATTATTATGTGGTGGTAGCGGAAATCGCAGATCGTATTGAAAAAGAAAAAATGAAGAATGCACAATACGAAAAAGAGATTATTGCTAATAAAGAAAAAGCCAATTTCTTTGCCAATAAAGGAGGAAAAATGCGCTTGGTTGCAAGAAAAATGCGCGATAAAGCGGCAGAAATGGAAGCAGCTAAAGTTGACGTAAGAAGAGAAGATAAGGCGATTCGAAATTTTGAAATTCCGGTTCAAGAAGGATTAAGCGGCGAGATTATAAATATAGCATCTGTTGTTGTGATGAAAAACCATGAGGCAACTTCAAAGAAAATTCGAATATCACTCAAAAAAAATCAGCACTTGTTTCTTTGCGGACCCAATGGAATCGGAAAAACCACCCTCTTGGAAGCCCTGGCCAGCGGAAAAGCTGAAGGTGTCAAAATTGCCGATAAAGTTAGGGTTGGATATTACCGGCAAGATTTCTCAACACTGAATTTTGAAGATACGGTTCATGATTCATTAGCGGAAGTGATGCAGGAAAATGATGAAGAAAGATTGCGTTCGGTTGCCTCCGGATTTCTCATCGATAAGACAATTATTAATGCCAAAATCGGAACTCTTTCGGAAGGGCAGAAGGGGTTGGTGGCTTTTGCGCGATTGGTTCTTGAAGAGCCGGGACTTTTAATTTTAGACGAACCGACTAATCACATAAATTTTCGCCACCTGCCTGTTATCGCCAA